A region of Phycisphaerales bacterium AB-hyl4 DNA encodes the following proteins:
- a CDS encoding Na/Pi cotransporter family protein: protein MTLFITIAGGVALILYGVRSLRKGLDRLFGPQLGRWMRQLASSRMRSFFCGLGVSLAAPSSTTISVLSVQSVQLGHLSAQKMLAVMLGANIGLTLMVLLIALQFETYAPLLILIGVLGYQFSQRRNIRGIGQIILSLGFIFMAIGLIKHGSGMINPEGDLMAMLELAQNHPVLLASLAAILAVMLQSSTAAIGLVVGLAATGAVGLELAVPAVAGANVGLSCSTLLVGWGQTESRRLALGNLTAKVAITVLTLTLLPLVINLVGRIPTSLEMQVALWHTSFNLILAAIFLPLTGPVYRLTRQIIPPVPETAFGPRYITTKPVEGFSLATGQSMREILRISEIVRAMLTDTWKALVNRDEALALRVQERDNDVDLLDREIKRYLAQIGSQDGNEDGSSEVMRQLRYLSELEAIGDIIDKNLAELVLKRIRHRITFSDAGWNELNDFYKQVAHNMLIAETAFTTRDNDLARQLLQNKEQLSELERKLRDQHFHRLKTGEQLTHESSAVHLDLLTHLKRINHSVTHVAYAVLQFGAPGKDKSEEILTAEE, encoded by the coding sequence ATGACGCTATTCATCACCATTGCCGGCGGGGTGGCGCTCATTTTGTATGGCGTCCGCTCGCTTCGAAAAGGGCTCGACCGTCTGTTCGGTCCGCAGCTCGGGCGTTGGATGCGCCAACTCGCCAGCTCGCGCATGCGGTCGTTCTTCTGCGGCCTCGGCGTCTCGCTCGCAGCGCCGTCGAGCACGACCATCTCCGTCCTCAGCGTGCAGTCGGTACAGCTCGGCCACCTCTCCGCGCAGAAGATGCTCGCCGTCATGCTCGGCGCGAACATCGGCCTCACGCTCATGGTGTTGCTGATCGCGTTGCAGTTTGAAACCTACGCCCCGCTGCTGATCCTCATCGGCGTGCTCGGCTACCAGTTCAGCCAGCGACGCAACATCCGCGGCATCGGCCAGATCATCCTCAGCCTCGGGTTCATCTTCATGGCCATCGGCCTGATCAAGCACGGCTCGGGCATGATCAACCCCGAAGGCGATCTCATGGCCATGCTCGAACTGGCGCAGAACCACCCGGTCCTGCTCGCCTCGCTCGCCGCCATCCTCGCCGTCATGCTCCAGTCCTCCACCGCCGCCATCGGACTGGTCGTCGGCCTCGCCGCCACCGGCGCGGTCGGGCTCGAGCTCGCCGTCCCCGCCGTTGCCGGCGCGAACGTCGGCCTCTCGTGCAGCACCCTCCTCGTCGGCTGGGGCCAAACCGAGTCACGCCGACTCGCCCTCGGCAACCTCACAGCCAAAGTGGCCATCACCGTACTCACCCTCACCCTCCTCCCGCTGGTCATCAACCTCGTCGGCCGCATCCCCACCTCGCTGGAGATGCAGGTCGCCCTCTGGCACACCAGCTTCAACCTTATCCTCGCCGCGATCTTCCTCCCACTCACCGGCCCGGTCTACCGCCTCACCCGCCAGATCATCCCACCCGTGCCCGAAACCGCCTTCGGCCCGCGCTACATCACCACCAAACCTGTCGAGGGCTTCTCACTCGCCACCGGCCAGTCGATGCGCGAAATCCTGCGCATCTCCGAAATCGTCCGCGCCATGCTCACCGACACATGGAAAGCGCTGGTCAACCGCGACGAAGCACTCGCCCTTCGCGTGCAGGAACGCGACAACGACGTCGACCTGCTCGACCGCGAAATCAAACGATATCTCGCCCAGATCGGCAGCCAGGACGGCAACGAAGACGGGTCCAGCGAGGTCATGCGCCAACTCCGCTACCTCTCCGAACTCGAAGCCATCGGCGATATCATCGACAAAAACCTCGCCGAGCTCGTGCTCAAACGCATCCGCCATCGCATCACCTTCTCCGACGCCGGCTGGAACGAGCTCAACGACTTCTACAAGCAAGTCGCGCACAACATGCTCATCGCCGAGACCGCCTTCACCACCCGCGACAACGACCTCGCCCGCCAACTGCTGCAAAACAAAGAACAGCTCAGCGAACTCGAACGCAAGCTCCGCGATCAACACTTCCACCGCCTCAAGACCGGCGAGCAGCTCACGCACGAGTCCAGCGCCGTCCACCTCGACCTGCTCACACACCTCAAGCGCATCAACCACAGCGTGACCCACGTCGCCTACGCAGTGCTCCAGTTCGGCGCGCCCGGCAAAGACAAGAGCGAAGAAATCCTCACCGCGGAGGAATGA
- the nadD gene encoding nicotinate (nicotinamide) nucleotide adenylyltransferase gives MTQPPAPVTLGMPYTAPMDLTRCRNVIIFGGSFDPPQRAHVELPEQVRRAIHADVVAYMPAARSPLKLGRRQASAEHRLNMLRLALADRPHTVVLTDELDRAADGRPSYTVDTLEALRRRLPAEVQLRLLIGADQVYTFDQWHRAARVIELAQPIVMVRPPDTRATLLDALTPTTRQQWEPRLVAVDAMPISSTMVRESVQRNEPIDDLVPAPVARYIAEHDLYRE, from the coding sequence ATGACCCAACCACCCGCCCCCGTAACGCTCGGCATGCCTTACACTGCCCCCATGGACCTGACGCGTTGCCGAAACGTCATCATCTTCGGCGGCAGTTTCGACCCGCCCCAACGGGCCCACGTCGAACTGCCCGAGCAGGTCCGCCGCGCGATCCACGCCGACGTCGTCGCGTACATGCCCGCCGCGCGTTCGCCGCTCAAGCTCGGCCGGCGGCAGGCCTCCGCCGAGCATCGTTTGAATATGCTGCGCCTCGCCCTGGCCGACCGCCCGCACACTGTCGTGCTCACCGACGAACTCGACCGCGCCGCCGACGGCCGACCCAGCTATACCGTCGACACGCTCGAAGCGCTCCGCCGCCGTCTGCCTGCCGAGGTTCAACTGCGTCTGCTGATTGGCGCGGACCAGGTGTATACGTTCGACCAATGGCATCGCGCAGCGAGGGTGATCGAGCTTGCACAGCCGATCGTAATGGTTCGCCCGCCCGACACGCGAGCGACGCTGCTCGACGCGCTCACCCCGACCACTCGGCAGCAATGGGAGCCGCGCCTCGTCGCGGTCGACGCGATGCCCATCAGTTCAACGATGGTGCGCGAAAGTGTGCAACGCAACGAGCCGATCGACGACCTCGTGCCCGCACCGGTCGCCCGCTACATCGCCGAGCATGACCTGTACCGCGAGTGA
- the ligA gene encoding NAD-dependent DNA ligase LigA, which produces MTAAAERIAELRREIDRHNRLYYIEARQEISDRAFDALLKELEQLEADHPELVTDDSPTQRVGGEPIEGFNTVEHSRPMMSIDNTYDQAELRAWFDRVTKGLGKKHAVDEDREPTLGSLFDQDEQPNDHVEFILEPKVDGVAVSLRYEAGKLTLAASRGDGRAGDDITSNVRTIRAVPLRLADDDDVPDVLEVRGEIYMPHDEFKRINDKRSEAGLEPFANPRNATAGTLKQLDPRAVADRRLHFYAHGRGEIAPDRFATHSDLLQSITRWGIPVNPATTRARSFDEIWKAIEQFEDKRADLGYGTDGMVVKVNRYDEQDKLGYTAKAPRWCIAYKYAAEQAETKLLKVDWQVGKTGKLTPRATMEPVFVAGTTVQHATLHNADEIDRLDLRIGDAVIIEKAGEIIPQVKKVVRDKRPKDAKLITVPEACPSCGEPVERLEDEVAHRCINPECPAQFREKLIWFAGRGQMDVDGLGEKMVDQLLEADLVHSFGDVYALHEHRDQLLELDRMGEKKVDNLLKGIEQSKSRGLQRVLAGLGVRHLGSRTAQLLTQHFADIDALMTADVTAIDLALSTGDLETKKKEQAKENYKPGVIAQSVHDFLQSEAGKHVIDELRTAGVDMTSPATAAQQSATDSPFAGKTIVLTGSLENFERKALADRLESLGAKVTGSVSKKTDLVIAGESAGSKLDKARELGIDTWDESQLLEALGEA; this is translated from the coding sequence ATGACCGCTGCCGCCGAACGCATTGCCGAGTTACGTCGCGAGATCGACCGCCACAACCGCCTCTATTACATCGAGGCCCGGCAGGAGATCAGCGACCGCGCGTTTGACGCGTTGCTGAAAGAGCTTGAGCAACTCGAAGCCGACCATCCGGAACTGGTGACCGACGACTCGCCGACCCAGCGCGTCGGCGGCGAGCCGATCGAAGGCTTCAACACGGTCGAACACAGTCGGCCGATGATGAGCATCGACAACACGTACGACCAGGCCGAGCTGCGCGCCTGGTTCGATCGTGTGACCAAGGGGCTCGGCAAGAAGCACGCCGTCGACGAAGACCGCGAGCCGACGCTCGGCAGCCTGTTCGATCAGGACGAGCAGCCGAACGATCACGTCGAGTTCATTCTTGAGCCGAAGGTCGACGGCGTAGCGGTGAGCCTGCGCTATGAAGCGGGCAAGCTCACCCTTGCCGCCAGCCGAGGCGACGGCCGCGCGGGGGATGACATCACCAGCAACGTGCGGACGATCCGTGCCGTTCCGCTACGGCTGGCGGACGATGACGACGTGCCCGACGTACTCGAAGTGCGCGGCGAAATTTACATGCCGCACGACGAGTTCAAGCGCATCAATGACAAACGCAGCGAGGCCGGCCTCGAACCGTTCGCCAACCCGCGCAACGCAACGGCGGGCACGTTGAAGCAGCTCGACCCGCGCGCCGTGGCCGACCGACGACTGCACTTTTACGCCCACGGCCGCGGCGAGATCGCGCCCGATCGCTTCGCCACCCATAGCGACCTGCTCCAGTCGATCACGCGATGGGGCATTCCCGTCAACCCGGCGACGACGCGCGCCCGCAGCTTCGACGAAATTTGGAAGGCCATCGAACAGTTTGAAGACAAGCGAGCCGACCTCGGCTACGGCACGGACGGCATGGTCGTCAAAGTCAACCGTTACGACGAGCAGGACAAGCTCGGCTACACCGCCAAAGCACCCCGCTGGTGCATCGCCTACAAGTACGCCGCGGAACAGGCGGAGACAAAGCTGCTCAAGGTCGACTGGCAGGTCGGCAAGACGGGCAAGCTCACACCGCGCGCCACGATGGAGCCTGTCTTCGTCGCGGGCACGACGGTGCAGCACGCCACGCTGCACAACGCGGACGAGATCGATCGACTGGACCTTCGCATCGGCGATGCGGTCATCATCGAAAAGGCCGGCGAGATCATCCCGCAAGTGAAAAAGGTCGTCCGCGACAAACGCCCGAAGGACGCGAAGCTCATCACCGTGCCCGAGGCATGCCCAAGCTGCGGCGAGCCGGTCGAGCGGCTGGAAGACGAAGTCGCCCACCGTTGCATCAACCCCGAATGCCCGGCCCAGTTTCGCGAAAAGCTCATCTGGTTCGCCGGCCGAGGGCAGATGGATGTCGACGGCCTCGGTGAGAAGATGGTTGACCAGCTACTCGAAGCCGACCTGGTGCACAGCTTTGGCGATGTGTACGCGTTGCATGAGCATCGCGACCAGTTGCTCGAACTCGACCGTATGGGCGAAAAGAAGGTGGACAACCTGCTGAAAGGCATTGAGCAGAGCAAGTCGCGCGGGTTGCAGCGCGTGCTGGCTGGGCTTGGCGTGCGGCATCTCGGCTCGCGGACGGCTCAACTGCTTACGCAGCATTTCGCGGACATTGATGCGTTGATGACGGCCGACGTCACAGCGATCGACCTTGCGTTGAGCACGGGCGATCTTGAAACGAAGAAGAAGGAACAGGCGAAGGAAAACTACAAGCCGGGCGTGATCGCGCAGTCGGTGCACGACTTTCTGCAAAGCGAGGCGGGCAAGCATGTGATCGACGAGCTGCGTACCGCGGGTGTCGACATGACCTCGCCCGCGACGGCAGCGCAGCAGTCGGCCACGGACTCGCCCTTCGCTGGCAAGACGATCGTGCTGACCGGCAGTCTGGAAAATTTTGAGCGGAAGGCGCTCGCTGACCGGCTTGAATCGCTTGGCGCGAAAGTCACCGGCAGCGTGTCAAAGAAGACCGACCTCGTCATCGCCGGCGAGTCGGCAGGCAGCAAACTCGACAAGGCCCGCGAACTGGGCATTGATACTTGGGATGAATCGCAACTGCTCGAAGCGCTCGGCGAAGCGTGA
- the aspS gene encoding aspartate--tRNA ligase produces MKPRTQTCGQLRKEHVDQTVSLAGWVNNYRDHGGVIFIDLRDRDGLTQIVFHPDNADAHALADKLRHEDVAWIEGKCVAREAGMENPKLPTGAIEVQATHLEVLNKSETPPFTPDEYGKIGEEHRLRYRFIDLRRPRMQQILRTRHRVTKIMRDYYDANGFYEIETPFLCRSTPEGARDFLVPSRLQPGEFYALPQSPQLFKQILMVSGFDKYFQIVRCFRDEDPRADRQAEFTQLDIEMSFVEPDDVMGLCEGLMRRIWKEILDVDIPERIRRMPYAEAMSRYGSDRPDLRFDLELVDVSDIAKQTDFKVFRGAIDAGGIVKAIRVPGGAKMTRKQTDALAEWVKQFGAGGLPITKVEAGSFSTGIAKFIDSVKDALIERLGAEDGDLICFGVDAKPAVVHRVLGELRVKLARDLELIKPDQWEWVWVVDFPMVEWNEEQKRWDSLHHPFTAPLNEDIDKIATDTAAVRSKAYDLVLNGSELGGGSVRIHQPDVQRQVFKVLGIDNEEAQEKFGFLLDALKYGAPPHGGIAFGLDRIIMHLTGTSNIRDVIAFPKTQTGADLMLGAPAAVDELQLRELQLRVQTARKHDVRVPEGS; encoded by the coding sequence ATGAAACCACGAACGCAAACCTGCGGCCAACTGCGAAAAGAACACGTCGACCAGACCGTCAGCCTCGCCGGCTGGGTCAACAACTACCGCGACCACGGCGGCGTGATCTTCATCGACCTCCGCGACCGCGACGGCCTGACCCAGATCGTCTTCCACCCCGACAACGCCGACGCCCACGCGCTCGCCGACAAACTCCGCCACGAAGACGTCGCATGGATTGAAGGCAAATGCGTCGCCCGCGAAGCCGGCATGGAGAACCCCAAGCTTCCCACCGGCGCGATCGAAGTGCAGGCCACCCACCTCGAAGTGCTCAACAAAAGCGAAACCCCGCCATTCACCCCCGACGAGTACGGCAAGATCGGCGAAGAGCATCGCCTTCGCTACCGCTTCATCGACCTCCGCCGACCGCGCATGCAGCAGATCCTCCGCACGCGACACCGCGTGACCAAGATCATGCGCGACTACTACGACGCGAACGGCTTCTACGAAATCGAAACCCCGTTCCTCTGCCGATCCACCCCCGAAGGCGCTCGCGACTTCCTCGTGCCCTCACGCCTTCAGCCCGGCGAGTTCTACGCGCTGCCGCAGAGCCCGCAGCTGTTCAAGCAGATCCTGATGGTCTCCGGCTTCGATAAATACTTCCAGATCGTCCGCTGCTTCCGCGATGAAGACCCGCGTGCCGACCGTCAAGCCGAGTTCACCCAACTCGACATCGAGATGAGCTTCGTCGAGCCGGACGATGTGATGGGCCTTTGCGAAGGCCTCATGCGTCGCATCTGGAAAGAGATCCTCGACGTCGATATCCCCGAACGCATCCGCCGCATGCCTTACGCCGAGGCGATGAGCAGGTACGGCTCGGATCGGCCCGACCTGCGGTTCGACCTCGAACTCGTCGACGTGTCCGACATCGCTAAGCAAACCGACTTCAAAGTCTTCCGCGGCGCGATCGACGCGGGCGGCATCGTCAAAGCCATCCGCGTGCCCGGCGGCGCGAAGATGACACGCAAGCAGACCGACGCCCTCGCCGAGTGGGTCAAGCAGTTCGGCGCAGGCGGCCTGCCGATCACCAAGGTCGAAGCTGGCAGCTTCAGCACGGGCATCGCCAAGTTCATCGATTCGGTGAAAGACGCCCTCATCGAACGCCTCGGTGCGGAAGACGGCGACCTGATCTGCTTCGGCGTCGACGCGAAGCCGGCTGTGGTTCACCGCGTGCTCGGCGAGCTGCGCGTCAAGCTCGCCCGCGACCTCGAACTCATCAAGCCCGACCAGTGGGAATGGGTCTGGGTCGTCGACTTCCCGATGGTTGAATGGAACGAAGAGCAGAAGCGATGGGACAGCCTGCACCATCCGTTCACCGCGCCGCTGAATGAAGACATCGACAAGATCGCGACCGACACCGCTGCGGTCCGCTCGAAAGCGTACGACCTCGTGCTCAACGGCTCGGAGCTTGGCGGCGGATCTGTGCGTATCCACCAGCCCGACGTGCAGCGTCAGGTCTTCAAAGTGCTCGGCATTGATAACGAAGAGGCTCAGGAAAAGTTCGGCTTCCTGCTGGACGCGCTGAAATACGGCGCGCCGCCACACGGCGGCATCGCCTTCGGCCTCGACCGGATCATCATGCACCTGACCGGCACGAGCAACATCCGCGACGTCATCGCCTTCCCCAAGACGCAGACCGGCGCGGACCTCATGCTCGGCGCGCCCGCCGCGGTCGACGAACTGCAACTGCGCGAACTGCAACTGCGCGTGCAGACCGCCCGCAAGCACGACGTCCGCGTGCCCGAAGGCTCATAA
- a CDS encoding ABC transporter permease — translation MNTAVSATAPPAAPAAANGSLALATMTLWRREMVRFFRQRNRVIGAFATPVVFWLLLGSGLNRAFAVPVAGEAAESIGYLAYFFPGALVLILLFTAIFSTISVIEDRNAGFLQGVLVSPAPRLAIVLGKVFGGASIATLQGILFLLVWPIVGGWPGLGAMLLAVVVMFVLAVGLTALGLCIAWPLDSTAGFHAIMNLFLMPMWFLSGAVFPVVTAPLWLQVVMYANPLTYGLSVMAAVLQGVESPAIAPLPMGVNVAVMLVSCAALVGLATWIVGRTKRNGV, via the coding sequence ATGAACACCGCTGTTTCCGCTACCGCCCCCCCTGCCGCGCCGGCCGCGGCGAATGGCAGCCTTGCCCTCGCGACGATGACGTTGTGGCGACGGGAAATGGTGCGCTTCTTTCGACAGCGGAACCGTGTGATCGGCGCGTTTGCGACGCCGGTGGTGTTCTGGCTGCTGCTGGGGTCGGGGTTGAACCGTGCGTTTGCTGTGCCCGTCGCGGGCGAGGCGGCGGAGTCGATCGGATACCTGGCGTACTTCTTTCCGGGGGCGCTGGTGCTGATCCTGCTGTTCACGGCGATCTTCTCGACGATCAGCGTGATTGAAGATCGCAACGCGGGGTTTCTTCAGGGTGTGCTGGTGTCGCCTGCGCCGCGGCTGGCGATTGTGCTGGGGAAGGTGTTCGGGGGGGCGAGCATTGCGACGCTGCAGGGGATTTTGTTTTTGCTGGTGTGGCCGATCGTCGGCGGGTGGCCGGGGCTTGGGGCGATGCTGCTGGCGGTGGTGGTAATGTTCGTGCTGGCGGTGGGGTTGACGGCGCTGGGGTTGTGCATTGCGTGGCCGCTGGATTCGACGGCGGGGTTTCATGCGATCATGAATCTGTTTCTGATGCCGATGTGGTTCCTCAGCGGCGCGGTGTTTCCGGTGGTGACCGCGCCGTTGTGGTTGCAGGTGGTGATGTATGCGAACCCGCTGACGTATGGCTTGAGCGTGATGGCGGCGGTGTTGCAGGGGGTGGAATCGCCGGCGATCGCGCCGCTGCCGATGGGGGTGAACGTGGCGGTGATGCTGGTGTCGTGCGCGGCGCTGGTGGGGTTGGCGACGTGGATCGTGGGGCGGACGAAACGAAACGGGGTTTGA
- a CDS encoding SCO family protein → MAKKTNEFRNTLLFFAGAAVGAVVLAGLLASVTVMMRGTPTASEREPVPVLYGVPSFELTSQAEQAVRRDDLRGKVWVANFIFTRCASVCPMVTGRTAELQQMLRTHERWSDMRLISFTVDPGHDTPEVLRDYGQRFGADPEQWLFLTGERDYVWQLIEQGFRLPVEDAPDNPEMPILHSDKFVLVDRDGQIRGYYSALDQAERAQLLVDLHTVVSEPWSSDGDAGSRAAAGAARR, encoded by the coding sequence ATGGCGAAGAAGACGAACGAGTTTCGGAACACCTTGCTGTTTTTCGCCGGCGCTGCGGTGGGCGCGGTGGTGCTGGCGGGGTTGCTGGCGTCGGTGACGGTGATGATGCGCGGCACGCCGACGGCGAGCGAGCGCGAGCCGGTGCCGGTGTTGTATGGCGTGCCGTCGTTTGAGTTGACCAGCCAGGCGGAGCAGGCGGTGCGTCGGGACGATCTGCGTGGCAAGGTGTGGGTGGCGAACTTTATCTTCACGCGCTGTGCGAGTGTGTGTCCGATGGTGACCGGCCGAACCGCGGAGTTGCAGCAGATGCTGCGGACGCATGAGCGGTGGTCGGACATGCGTTTGATCAGTTTTACGGTGGACCCCGGGCATGACACGCCGGAGGTGCTGCGTGACTACGGCCAACGGTTCGGGGCCGACCCGGAGCAGTGGCTGTTTCTCACCGGCGAGCGGGACTATGTCTGGCAGTTGATCGAGCAAGGGTTTCGGCTGCCGGTGGAAGATGCGCCGGATAATCCGGAGATGCCGATCCTGCACAGCGACAAGTTCGTGCTGGTGGACCGGGACGGTCAGATCCGCGGCTACTACAGCGCACTGGATCAGGCGGAGCGGGCGCAGTTGCTGGTGGACCTGCATACGGTCGTGTCCGAGCCCTGGTCGAGCGATGGTGATGCGGGATCGCGGGCAGCGGCGGGAGCGGCGCGGCGATGA
- a CDS encoding DUF420 domain-containing protein yields the protein MNIDLSFLPAVNAGLNATAGVLLLVGFALIRQHRVKAHRNVMMAAFGVSALFLVTYVAHYVWRAAVAGGVHTRYNAEGYLLWGYYGMLISHILLAIFVPLFAVALIYLGLTKRYAAHRRLAKVAWPTWMYVSVTGVLIYFMLYHFNPEA from the coding sequence ATGAACATTGACCTTTCGTTTCTGCCTGCGGTGAATGCGGGGCTGAACGCCACGGCAGGTGTGCTGTTGCTGGTGGGGTTCGCGTTGATTCGGCAGCATCGCGTCAAGGCGCATCGCAATGTGATGATGGCGGCGTTTGGCGTGTCGGCGTTGTTTCTGGTGACGTATGTGGCGCATTATGTGTGGCGGGCGGCGGTGGCCGGCGGGGTGCACACGCGATACAACGCCGAGGGGTATCTGCTGTGGGGCTACTATGGGATGCTAATCAGCCACATCCTGCTGGCGATCTTCGTGCCGTTGTTTGCGGTCGCGTTGATTTACCTGGGGCTGACGAAGCGTTACGCAGCGCATCGTCGGCTGGCGAAGGTGGCGTGGCCGACGTGGATGTATGTATCGGTGACGGGCGTGCTGATCTATTTCATGCTGTATCACTTCAATCCGGAGGCGTGA
- a CDS encoding sodium:calcium antiporter, whose protein sequence is MLATLLPHDWFGERSTWLLIVVAVVAIAALIKGADWLVDSAATAAYRLGLSKIIIGATIVSLGTTSPEAAVSVMAAWAGNPGLALGNGVGSIIVDTGLIFGLGCLFATLPADRFVLNRQGWVQVGAAALLAAVCYTVFIMHGDTAAVGRAVGMVFAILLVAYMVISVRWSRRHPYGEPHLMADTPTQTDAEVLNFEGDALPIDTSVPMWSLICWGVAGLAVVVLASDVLVGSATELAERASVPQVVLAATLVAFGTSLPEMAVGLTSLRKGHAELLVGNIIGADILNVLFVIGFAALAAPLPLVDEPGMAGRYIFLWLHLPTMLLMLGFMRLCIIWAGPTGYFSRWMGVPLVVGYVAYVVIQLVATAGS, encoded by the coding sequence GTGCTTGCAACGCTGTTGCCTCATGACTGGTTTGGCGAACGGTCGACATGGCTGCTGATCGTGGTGGCGGTGGTGGCGATCGCGGCGCTGATCAAAGGCGCGGACTGGCTGGTGGACAGCGCAGCGACTGCGGCGTATCGGCTGGGGCTGTCGAAGATCATCATCGGCGCGACGATCGTGTCGCTGGGCACGACGAGCCCGGAAGCGGCAGTGTCAGTGATGGCGGCGTGGGCGGGCAATCCGGGGCTGGCGCTGGGCAACGGCGTGGGGTCGATCATCGTCGACACGGGGCTGATCTTCGGGCTGGGCTGCCTGTTCGCCACGCTGCCGGCCGACCGATTCGTGCTTAATCGGCAAGGCTGGGTGCAGGTGGGCGCGGCGGCGCTGCTGGCGGCGGTGTGTTACACGGTGTTCATCATGCACGGCGATACGGCGGCAGTCGGCCGCGCGGTGGGCATGGTGTTCGCCATCCTGCTCGTGGCGTACATGGTCATCAGCGTGCGGTGGAGTCGTCGGCATCCGTATGGCGAACCGCACCTGATGGCGGACACGCCGACGCAGACGGATGCGGAAGTGCTGAACTTTGAAGGCGACGCGCTGCCCATCGATACGAGCGTGCCGATGTGGTCATTGATCTGCTGGGGCGTGGCGGGGCTGGCGGTGGTGGTGCTGGCGAGCGATGTGCTGGTCGGCTCGGCGACGGAGCTGGCGGAGCGGGCGTCGGTGCCGCAGGTGGTGTTGGCGGCGACGCTGGTGGCGTTCGGCACTTCGCTGCCGGAGATGGCGGTCGGGCTGACTTCGCTGCGCAAGGGGCACGCCGAACTGCTGGTGGGCAACATCATCGGCGCAGACATATTGAATGTGCTGTTCGTGATCGGGTTCGCGGCGCTCGCGGCGCCGCTGCCGCTGGTGGACGAGCCGGGCATGGCGGGGCGTTACATTTTCCTCTGGCTGCACCTGCCGACGATGTTGCTGATGCTCGGGTTCATGCGGCTGTGCATCATCTGGGCCGGGCCGACCGGCTACTTTTCGCGGTGGATGGGCGTACCGCTGGTGGTGGGGTATGTCGCCTACGTGGTGATTCAATTAGTCGCGACGGCGGGGTCATGA
- the ruvB gene encoding Holliday junction branch migration DNA helicase RuvB → MAKQRIISGESAGPKEEAINLSLRPTSLDDYVGQPRLVEKLRIVLQAVRERNEPMEHLLLHGPPGLGKTTLAHIVANEMGTHLTVTAGPALTKGADLVGTLTKLQRADVLFIDEIHRMPVAVEEYLYSAMEDFKIDFQIDSGMHAKTITLPIKPFTLIGATTRAGLLSGPMRSRFGVSHNLDFYSETDLLRILHRSAGLLKLTADHADKSLEQSLELIASRSRGTPRIANRLLRRVRDFAQVRSDGSLTPDVVDQALKLEGVDKLGLDELDRKYMRVIGEVYQGGPVGLEAVAATLGEDAGTLEDMVEPYLLQIGFLARTRKGRQLTRAGGEHLGMRISTDDNGDRLLFE, encoded by the coding sequence ATGGCCAAGCAACGCATAATCTCCGGCGAGTCGGCGGGCCCCAAAGAGGAGGCCATCAACCTCTCGCTCCGACCCACAAGCCTCGATGATTATGTGGGCCAACCCCGCCTCGTCGAAAAGCTTCGCATCGTGCTCCAGGCCGTCCGCGAACGCAACGAACCGATGGAGCATCTGCTCCTGCACGGCCCGCCGGGGTTGGGCAAGACGACCCTCGCGCACATCGTCGCCAACGAGATGGGCACACACCTCACCGTTACCGCCGGCCCCGCGTTGACCAAGGGCGCCGACCTTGTCGGCACGCTCACCAAACTGCAGCGCGCCGACGTGTTGTTCATCGACGAGATCCACCGCATGCCCGTGGCCGTGGAGGAGTACCTCTACTCGGCCATGGAAGATTTCAAGATCGACTTCCAGATCGACTCCGGCATGCACGCCAAGACGATTACGCTGCCGATCAAGCCCTTCACCCTCATCGGGGCGACCACCCGCGCCGGCCTGCTGTCCGGGCCGATGCGATCGCGCTTCGGCGTCTCGCACAACCTCGACTTCTACAGCGAAACCGACCTGCTGCGCATCCTCCACCGTAGCGCCGGTCTGCTGAAGCTCACCGCCGACCACGCCGACAAGTCGCTCGAACAGTCGCTCGAACTCATCGCCAGCCGATCGCGTGGCACGCCCCGCATCGCCAACCGCCTGTTGCGGCGCGTCCGCGACTTCGCCCAAGTGCGATCCGACGGCAGCCTCACCCCCGACGTGGTCGACCAGGCTTTGAAACTCGAAGGCGTCGACAAGCTCGGCCTCGACGAACTCGACCGCAAGTACATGCGCGTCATCGGCGAGGTCTACCAGGGCGGACCCGTCGGCCTCGAAGCCGTCGCCGCCACACTCGGTGAAGACGCCGGCACGCTCGAAGACATGGTCGAACCCTACCTGTTGCAGATCGGCTTCCTCGCCCGCACGCGAAAGGGCAGGCAGCTCACCCGCGCCGGCGGCGAACATCTTGGCATGCGCATCAGCACCGACGATAATGGTGATCGACTGCTGTTCGAATAA